Within Pangasianodon hypophthalmus isolate fPanHyp1 chromosome 11, fPanHyp1.pri, whole genome shotgun sequence, the genomic segment tgtgCATTTGCGACTCCTAGTGGAcggaaattgaaaaaaaaaaaaaagagagagaaagttatacaatttttttttttttaaatattctgctgaatttattattaaagttatcTGGTCATGATTTGGTATAATCTCCGGTAGTGTCCACACCCCTGACCTCCTTGTTATCCGTCAGAAACTCATCTTAGTATTGATTttttctgaaggaaaaaaaaaggtttaaagttTCTTCAGGCACCATCTTATAAATACTCTGATTTAAATCACCTTTACTCAGTTCATTACTGCTGCTCTCTCAGTTACTTCAtacattagtagtagtagcagcagcacgAGTAGTACtagcagtagcagtaatagtatCAGTTGTagcagaagtagtagtagtagtagtagaagtagcaacagtagtagtagtagcagtaatagtatCAGTTGTagcagaagtagtagtagtagtagtagaagtagcaacagtagtagtagtagcagtaatagtatCAGTTGTagcagaagtagtagtagtagtagaagtagcaacagtagtagtagtagtaacaacAGCAGTaccagcagtagcagtagcagtagtagcaacagcagtagcagtagtagtagcaacagcagtagtagtaccaactgtagtagcagtagtagtagcaacaGCAGTACCagaagtagcagcagtagtagtagcaacagtagtagcagtagtagtagtagtagtagtagtagtagcaacaGCAGTAGCAGAAGTAGTAGAAGTACCAACAACAGTAGCAgaagtagtagaagtagcaacagcagtagcagtagtagtagaagtagcaacagcagtagcagtagtagtagcaacagcagtagtagtagaagtaccaacagtagtagtagtagcagaagtagtagtagcaacactagtagtagtagtagtagtagcaacaGCAGTAGCAgaagtagtagaagtagcaaCAGCAGTAGCAgaagtagtagaagtagcaacagcagtagcagtagtagtagaagtagtagaagtagcaacaccagcagcagtagtagtagaagtaccAACAACAGTAGcagaagtagcagtagtagcaacagcagtagcagtagtagtagaagtagcaacagcagtagtagtagtagtagtactagcagtagtagtagtagtagtagtagtagtagtagtagcaacaGCAGTAGCAgaagtagtagaagtagcaacaccagcagcagtagtagtagaagtaccAACAACAGTAGCAgaagtagtagaagtagcaacagcagtagcagtagtagtagaagtagcaacagcagtagcagtagtagtagcaacagcagtagtagtagaagtaccaacagtagtagtagtagtagtagtagtagcaacaGCAGTAGCAgaagtagtagaagtagcagaagtagtagaagtagcaacaccagcagcagtagtagtagaagtaccaacaacagtagcagtagtagtagtagtagcaacagcagtagtagtagcagaagTAGAAGTcatatatatagacagataaTAGATGTagtaatatttgaatattttgaatataatatCATGAATAATGAGGGAAATTTAAACGTAAtctttatgaatatttaaaccAGTTTGTACAgacagtaagtgtgtgttattaatttACACCTGTGTGATTTGAATAATCATTACAACATTACAACTTAACccacaaataaaggaataaacactGGTTAATGGAAATGtctgatatttaaaaacagaaaaaggtgTTAATTACGTTGCGACATTTCTGATGCGTTACTGCTGCTGTGTTGATGTTAATCATTTTAGTTACAGGAATCTGAATGTTGTGGTTTttaaagcacacagacacaaacataaataaatcaggCAAATTTATTGGTCAGCACTTCAGAAGAAATGGTTTATACAGATATGATTTTGACAAGGaagtaaacaaaatgttttaatgtctcatgttattttattgattattcaCCCAATCTGTAATTTGTTTAATCTGTCATCTTCATCACTGCATCTTCATCACTGCATCTCCATCACGGCATCTTCGTCACGGCATCTTCGTCACTGCATCTTCGTCACGGCATCTTCGTCACTGCATCTTCGTCACTGCATCTTCATCACGGCATCTTCATCACTGCATCTTCCTCACGGCATCTTCATCACTGCATCTTCGTCACGGCATCTTCATCACTGCATCTTCGTCACGGCATCTTCGTCACTGCATCTCCGTCACTGCATCTTCGTCACTGCATCTTCGTCACGGCATCTTCGTCACTGCATCTTCGTCACTGCATCTTCATCACGGCATCTTCGTCACTGCATCTTCGTCACTGCATCTTCATCACGGCATCTTCGTCACTGCATCTTCATCACGGCATCTTCGTCACTGCATCTTCATCACTGCATCTTCGTCACGGCATCTTCATCATTGCATCTTCGTCACTGCATCTCCGTCACTGCATCTCCATCACTGCGTTCTTCATCACTGCATCTTCATCACTGCCTCTCCATCACGGCATCTTCGTCACTGCATCTTCATCACTGCATCTTCGTCACTGCATCTTCATCACTGCATCTTCATCACTGCCTCTTCATCACGGCATCTTCGTCACTGCATCTTCATCACTGCATCTTCGTCACTGCATCTTCGTCACTGCATCTCCATCACTGCCTCTTCATCACGGCATCTTCATCACTGCCTCTTCATCACGGCATCTTCGTCACTGCATCTCCGTCACTGCATCTTCATCACTGCATCTTCATCACTGCATCTCCATCACTGCCTCTCCATCACTGCCTCTCCATCACGGCATCTTCGTCACTGCATCTTCATCACTGCATCTTCGTCACTGCATCTTCATCACTGCATCTTCGTCACGGCATCTCCGTCACTGCATCTTCATCAAGGCATCTTCATCACTGCATCCGGCATCTCCGTCACTGCATCTTCATCAAGGCATCTTCATCACTGCATCTTCATCACGGCTTATAGGACACAGGTTCAGGTCTTTTCCTCTCGTTTCTTTTCACAATGACGCAGCACTTTCTCAGCTTCACTCCCATCACTCTCTGCCCAGATGTGCTTGTTTTCGTTTCATTTCTCCTTCAGCATAAATGtttctcagattcctgttacACCACTGTTGGCTTTGGCAGGATCCAGCGCACTGCACTCCAACATCAAACACCTCCGAGcagcataaatattttaacactCAGTCCCTTCTGAGGGAACAGACTTTTGTTGGCACGTCCCCTGTTGTTCCTGACGCACTTTAAAGCAGGACAGATTACACAAGAAGCGGTCGTGTTTCtcagggaaaaaagagagagaaaaagatatcTCATACGCACAAAAACGAGTGATACGCTTCCCGTACAGATGtgcagtatacacacactgctgctgaattctgcattctgattggttggaaggtgttgattaatttcctacaacagcagctctgacagtaatgacaatagtttatatcaatgcgctcATTCTCAtatgctatcgtttctatagtaacagtttctCCATCACAGGAACtattaataaatggattaaataattttgcagagaagatgaagttttctgtacagGAGACGTTTAGTTTAGAACTTCTATGGAAGGAgtatccagtgtcagtgttttgagttttacactttgcagtttctcggtaacatgagctgcgtttatttattttttgtctcgttaacttcaagagagagaaaaacgtgaggctggtgagggaacgactgtttatagctgctgtaacgtgaGCAAGAATTTGTTTTTGTGGCCGTTcagcaacattaaatataacgaTAATCAGATAAACAGTATGACTGAAATcttttgctgtggtataagaggaataaaacatcaaaactgcttgattttgatttaataaaaaCCCTACAATGACAATTTACGTCAACATCAaccatgaaatgaaatgaaatgaaactcaGGAAGATATTTATTATGTGTTCAATTTcacaaatgtacattttttatcaCAAGTAAAACAAATGGTcatatataaattgtaaaaaaaaacttaattaagacttaaaaacagcaaaaataaaataaaaaagctgtcAAACACTTTAATGATACATACTCATATACAGAAAATATGAATGAGAGCATGAGAaggggggtgcaaacttttgagctTGCTAATAAAGGGaacaatttatattttatacttattttttttccacattataCAGAGATTCAGTTGCTGTAATGTTCAGGCTGTAGGTTGTAACactattaaatgtaactgaagggggcacaaacttttgcactcaactgtacatGAGATATTTTTTCACTTGAAGCAAATTTTGACagaattatttaagaaaaaaaaagttcctccTAAGTGACTGGAAAGcctcagtgtggtgtgtgtgtgagacagacagcttcagtgtgtgtgtgtgtgtgtgtgtgtgtgtgtgtgtgtgtgtgtgtgtgtgactgacagCAGAACACCGAGTCCTCAGCCGTCTCAGTAAACCTCTCCTTTCCTCAGAGACTCACGTCAAACACGTCAGAGTAACGAGTGTGACGATGAAGGTGAGTTTGCAGTTTAAGTGTACTTCATCTTCATCGTCCTCTCCACACTTCTCCAtcttctgtgttgttttaatcGCTTCCcttcatccatctattcatccctCAATCACAAATTCACTTCCTGCACCAATCACACTGTTCATTAcattctgtccatctctctagctgtcttttctctccctctctctctgtctcagtctatctatctctctctatatatccATCACGCTCTGCCTCTGTCACTCagtctctctatccatctctttTTCTGCCTGTCTCCTTCTATCATTGTATCTCTCTATCCATatatctctcattctctctccctgtttcagTTTTTCTGTGTCCCTCTTTTGCTCTCTAGCCATTTCTCTGTCttgctccatctctctctttctattaatctctttccccctctttctctctgcctgtctgtttctccctccctctatttgtctgtctctctatccatcaCTCTcattctatctgtctctctcccactctttctctctccctctgtttctctgtttctatctatctatctatctatctatctatgtctttgtttctgtttctctctctctccctatttGTTcattcctgtctcactctctccttctctctccctctccttgtCTTACTGTCTCTCTAACCATcacacatcctctctctctctctctctctctctctctctctgtctctctatcatttcatctttttgtctcactctctctccctgtctcacttcTGCCTCACTCTtccctgtctttctttgtctctctctctatccatcattctctctctccctctccttgtctttctgtctctctaaccatcacacatcctctctctccatttctcccttagtgtctctctctgtctctctctctctccctgtctctctatTTATTTCTCTAACTCCtccctgtctttttttctttctcgctctccctctccttGTCTTTCTAACCATCActaatcctctctctctgtccctctctctctccctgtctctctatTTATTTGTCTCACTCCtccctgtctttttttctgtctctctctctctctccctctctctctctctatgcgGCAAGGTGACTCAATGTTAACATTCTCTTGGAGGAACAGATGAAACGGATCAGCTCTGGGTAAATTATTCCTCACTGGATCGTTTTGCTCTGCagcagaggagaaaaaaaaaacagtttaaaagagGACATGGTGGATTTCATTGATCAGGAACCCAACAGTTTGACCTTGAAGAATAATCAAAGTTTATATAACAAAACATAAGCAGTTTGAAAAGCACTTTGGCCAGCATGCTGATGTAACAGCTTATTTAATGCCTAATCCATTAATCTGTAATCAAATGCTTAACCTGTGTTTATTTGCTCAAAGTACACTGattaaaactgattaaaacTGGTTATTTAAAACTATATGCTTAAACTAGGTCTAATCTTAGTAActcctttaaataaaaaataatatgaacaCTTCAACAACTTGCATGTCATGTAATCATGTTATTGAACACATTTTTCTAGTTTATCTGTTTATGCTCCTCCCACATCTATGTAAATGAGCTCATGAGTGGGATATTgatgataataattataataataatagacaacTTAAGTGATATGCATTCAGGAAAAGCAGCACTAAtagtctaaataaataaataaatgagtttgcaatgacatttcagacaattCACTTTCAAgatcaaatatttaataattatcagAGCTTAGCGCTTATAAGAGCTTATTACGAAGAAAGAAGGTACAGAGATGCCACTCATGATCATcctcatgaatatttatgagctgcattttgcatgtttatagtgatataacttggctttcaagcagctgaatgtCTGCGTACGCTTACTTACGTAGACTTAGACTAAGGCTAACTAGCTGAACTGCTGTAGGTTCTGGAGGCGGAGCTTTGATACACATTCAGCTCCATCTACTGTATTTAAACTTTACAGATCTAATCTTACCTAACACACCTTTAcctgaataataaatatgactAAATAGTCTAACACTTGAGtgcttgactttttttttttttaaacgccttttatatttctaaaaattGACAGTCTacttgtgtgtgatgtacagtacTGAGTGGAAGTCTTAGACatcctatattttttttttgtacaatttctacattattgattcagtacaaaaacattttagattccaaacattagttttccagcacaaaatgaaatgttacagaaaaatgtttgtatgtcagtaaagaaagcagcagattccataagagacacttttcagataaaaacataatgaaggctgctgggtttcgctgcagaaataagaagcgagtcgacagtcaaagtctccagaagaactgtggctgcttctgcaagatgctcagtaacacttccagctcatttccttataaaactgcacacactgcacctcagatactgctttatttattttaaagcgaaggatcgtcacattaaatactgactgtttcatttattactgtttactgctctttataggattttttaaatgtagaaacatttaatttcattatttttgaaggcgtcttttttctctacagcatttctttgcatgttgtGCAATACTGTATATGAAAGAGTTAATTTATGCCTCTGCAGTGATACAACTGTAGACCATTTCAGATGAATATTCACGAGcgcaggaagtgatgtcactgTTCCTAGGATGTATCCATGTGCAACAGAGAAAGAACCATATTTCACACATCTGGTAGGTTGATTTAAGATCAGGATGTTGATTAAAATTAGGATCAGGATGTTCTGTTGTCAGATATTCCCTCAGGCATTTACACCTTTCCTCAGATATTATTCCACAGCCACAGGAGTTGCAGCATCATTACTCCAAACCTCATCTAATCTGATAATCACAGATATTTAAAATCAGCAGTCGATACGAACTGCATGTTCTATCCTAAACAGGTGAATACTGAGCTGTGTAACATTCATTTCCCGAACAAAAGCTaaccagttagctagctaactcacaCATCTGTTGTTTAGTAGCAAATATTTCACACCTTTCGTCTAAGAAAGCAGTTGTAAGAATCCAAACTACAAAAACAAACTCTATCAACAAAGTCATGACACATCAGCAGGGTAAGTCTCTTCAGGCATAAGTTTCAAgtcagtgggggaaaaaaaacaatcatttatcatttaattgtTAATTTCTGTAGATTTCTTGTTTGTTCGGTTCTCGTGAGATCCGTAAATTACGAGCTAATCATTTTGTTTGGACAGCTTTACCTTTTAAAATGGAGCAAAATGGGAATGTTTTTAGGAGCGCACATGCAAGAACTAGTGTTTTTCTTACTGAAAGTCTATATATTCACATGAATAAACATGAATTTATGGAGCACAgagccaaaataaataaataaataaatcaataaataaaacacacacagacatcttCATCCAAATGGTCTTTATTTTGTGTAAAGTCTTTACATTTATGCCACCAGTGCAGAAGCCGTGGAGGATTCGCTGCGGATAAAAAGAACAATGTGAGGATTAGAggatgaaatatatatatataagaaaaagaaaaagagagaaagagagagagattcacacacactcttcttttCTTGtgtaataagtaaataaatgaataaataggtTTGTACGAAGGGGACTGGCAGCTCCGGCACCAACGAGCCAAACTGCTAATTTACCTCCAGGTTTTAATCTAGCACATCAGAAATATCTCACATCTTACAGGAGAAGAGTGGGACaatgaaatgtgcatttttaaaataaataaataaataaataaaataaatacatatacttACTACTTCCAGTTGGGAGCGAGAACTCTCTTGGTCTTGTAGTAACGAGCCAGCCTGTGGATTCTGCTCTCAACAAGAATCAGGCGGAATTTGGCATCTTTGTCCTGCAAACACACATCCGGTAAGTTTTTATAAGATTTCTAAGACGTTATGAACATCGTAGAGACTCTGGAATTCAGAACGATCCAGGATTATGATCCGAGAGAGGCAGCCGAGCTCTGTAAGAGCGTGTACTTCCACGGAGGAATGAataatgtgacaaaaatatatatctgaAGATTACTTTTATATCTATGACTAATATGCATATATAATAAAAAGCCTGTTCAATATTTGTTTCACgtatacaaaattttaacactgaaaaggagcgaagaaaaaaatatgtaataaaatgttaacattttacaattttaaattagATAAATTTGGGACTGAAATATATATTATCTAATTTGATTTGTCCAATCTagccattcttttttttttttttttttaaattactattactactattcttttaaaacttatattctaaaaaagaaattaaacaattaCTGGAAATTGTACAGcaatataatttatcacaatgttTATATTACATTCTTCCGCATAAGAAAAACGGTTTCTCCGGACGTCTAAATGCGTCTGCAATCCTACATGTAATTGAATTctgggttctgattggtcagttgttTATTAGCTTCCTATAACATTAGCTATGATGATACTTaacgtttctatagcaacagctcgttgacggggacttgtacagtggatgctACGTTAATAATAGAGTGAAATACGTATATAATCGCTGAtctgtgaggaaatgtttatttaacattgatggaaggagtctccagtgtcagcagaggtaaagctgtaactaagttttccgacTTCTTCAGAACAGATGATAAttgtttacgctttgcggtttttCGGTAAGAAaagacaagctgcgttttttcttttttcttaattttaagagagaaaaaagagaaactggtgagggaaagaccgtttatagctgctataacgtgagTGAGTGAAGATgttcaatattaaatgtaactaaacgGGTAAAAGTACGacgtgtcttttttttaatgaataaaaaattgtaattgttgtaaaatagctgtggtgtaagaggaataaaacacttcaggatgtggttttaaaggaaaataatgaacgtCAGAATGGGAACATagtggttgtgttttgtttgttcgtttttgTTTACCTTCCTGTTCCTCTCCAAGTGCTTCCTCACAGCGACGGCCTTCTTGATCAGGTGGTACAGATCCTCAGGCAGATCAGGAGCCAGACCTTTGGATTTCAGGATCCTGAGGATCTTGTTGCCGGTGACGAAGCGCACCTGAGCCACGCCGTGAGAATCCCTCAGGATCACACCTGAAACACATCACAACAGGAAAAACATCAACAAGTCTTCATTTTATAATGTGTGTCTCTAAGCCTAACTCACAGCCTGTTttcccctctcacacacacacactccacttaCTCTCAATTtcaatagggcctttcgcaccgctttagttccagaactaaatttgcagtactaaagtacagggcgattttgcgtgaactatttcccagtaccgtttaaagggttgcattcgcaccgacagcgggcactaggaagtgacgtaagccggtcgacagcgacgtcatttgtgcgcggcgttcaacaacggaaacaaagaacaacaacgtaaacaaccggaggatggaggacgctgtgatcagagctgtgtttttgtcgtgtcttgcgtccatctatcgctgttctccatacttgtggaataagtcgacactacagtatgtttacacggcgttttaaatcatggcgggtgagggcgttttcgtacgcgtttggccaatcaacgtctacttacgtcacggatagtaccagtcgtgctggttagaccctgctccggagtaggagctcatttggttctcgaaaaaggcagtcggtactaaaatcgcacccagttccggaggtgcgaaaacgccaaaaagtgggtagttccacaattagttcaggtactatgaaaaggttcccgcagtGCGAAAGGCCGGGGAGGGGGGGAATAAACAAAACCGTCTTGTCCTGTTAGATTGTGTCTTTTTCCAGATTGATACTGAAATTGTTCACAATCCAAAAGAATCATTTATCAAGATTAAGGACACCATTAtgcatggagaaaaaaataataataattatatatcagTATCTGACAAATTCGCTCCCTCCAGAACTCTAAGATCTTGTGATCTTGGCTTACTTTCTGTTCCCAGATCGAGACTTTAAAACACGAGGTGATCGCACCTTTGCGATCGTCGGTCCGAAACTGTGGAACAATCCACCTCTCCATATCAGATTAACTCCTTCTATTTCAGTTTTCAAGTCTGCTCTGAAGACATATTTATTCTCTCTGGCCTTCAATATATCCATGAACATTGGTTTGATCACGGTTTTACTACTCTATTTGCTTTACTTTGTTGTACTTTTGTTTCTCTTGTAGttttactttttgtatttttcatggttttattctttgtacagcactttgccCAACCTTGGttgcttttaaatgtgctttataaacaAACATTGATTGATTCACTAAATCAAAAACACCCAATAACCCAATATCTTTCATATTGTAATATAGTTTGGGCGAGTACTTTTCTTACTACTcttcaaaacatttttgtcCTTCAGAAGCGTTTTGTTAGGATTGCAACCCGATCAAACACATACTTCATCtgcttctttattttataaacctCAGGTTCTTACCATTTATGATATTAATACTTTTCAAATATGTGTTTTCATGTATAAGATATATTCAAGTGAGGGTAACATTCCAGAGCAATTCAGaatgtattttaaagtaaattcaCAGGTTCACTGTTATTTAACTCGTCAAGTTTCTAATTTTCatcttcctaaagttctcactTGTAGAGGTCAATACACTTGATAAGATTTAGGGGTATTAAATTATGGAATGATTTATTccatttagcaaaaaaaagttCCTCTTTATTATGTTATAAAAGATGTATAAAGGATCGTTTTAATGCTGCTTTGCAATAATGTCAATAAATCTCatctttttatgtattttatgtatcaTATATGGTTTGTTTTTGGAGTGTAttct encodes:
- the LOC128319314 gene encoding putative proline-rich protein 21 encodes the protein MSHVILLIIHPICNLFNLSSSSLHLHHCISITASSSRHLRHCIFVTASSSLHLRHCIFITASSSLHLPHGIFITASSSRHLHHCIFVTASSSLHLRHCIFVTASSSRHLRHCIFVTASSSRHLRHCIFVTASSSRHLRHCIFITASSSLHLHHCIFVTASSSLHLRHCISVTASPSLRSSSLHLHHCLSITASSSLHLHHCIFVTASSSLHLHHCLFITASSSLHLHHCIFVTASSSLHLHHCLFITASSSLPLHHGIFVTASPSLHLHHCIFITASPSLPLHHCLSITASSSLHLHHCIFVTASSSLHLRHGISVTASSSRHLHHCIRHLRHCIFIKASSSLHLHHGL
- the rps13 gene encoding 40S ribosomal protein S13 codes for the protein MGRMHAPGKGLSQSALPYRRSVPTWLKLTSDDVKEQIFKLAKKGLTPSQIGVILRDSHGVAQVRFVTGNKILRILKSKGLAPDLPEDLYHLIKKAVAVRKHLERNRKDKDAKFRLILVESRIHRLARYYKTKRVLAPNWKYESSTASALVA